TGCCCCAAACCTTGGATGCTGTTTAATCAGATCCCATTCCTCAGCAGATAATGGCTTGTTACTATCCAATATTTGATTTGAAATCATGATCTTTCCTACATCGTGAATGAAGCAACCTCTTACTAACTTGGCTTTGGATAATGGGTCCATGTTCAAGGCAGAAGCTAACTTCTCACCTAGTAATGCCACTCGTACGCAATGTCGATAGGTTTCTTTGTGCTTACTTTGCAAATGGTCCATTTTCCCAATTACATAGGAGTCATGCTTGAATTCTTGGGCTGAACGCTCTGTTTGCAAAACTATACCTCTCATAAGTGGCCCCTTCTCCCCAAAATGCCGATTGTCGCATTAAATGTTTGCTTAACCATGCCGATATAGTGTTCATCATCATGAAATCCGACTGCCTTTCCTTCGCCCCCCCTACAAAATGGGCAAGTCGGACAATTACTGTTATACGACATCTTAGAGGAGGAAAGATTAAATGAATATTAGAGTGTTAGAGTCGAATGCGCTCTCATCGCTTGAACACGGCTTTAGTAATAAAGGACAACAGGAGGAATACAACGACGATCAAATTGTAAATATGTTTCTGACCGTTTGCGGGCTTTCTTTACACACACTACGGAATTACAAAAGAGCAATTTGCCACTTTAGGGAATTCATTCCCAATCTCACCTTAAAGGACGTGACGTGGAAAGAGGTGGAAGCCTATAAGCTTGGATTAATGCGAGGCATCTCCAGTTATTCCAATAAACCGCTTGCACCTGCCAGCGTCTCTGCTTTAATTGCACCGCTCAAATCTTTATACAAATGGGGAAGCGATTCCAACATTGGCATCTTCACAAAAAATCCAACCAGCTCCATAAGGCTGCCGCAGGTCATGGTAACGAGCCGGAAGCATTTTCTGACCCAACGAGAGGTTGGCTCTCTTCTGAACCAGCTGTACCAGCAAAGCTTACGGAATTATTTGATCGGACTATCATTAGTTACTTTGGGCTTGAGGGTATCGGAGCTCTCTAATATTAAGTGGGGCGACTTCTCTACAGATCCTATTGGGAATTCGGTGTGGTTAAACGTTGAAAGAGGGAAAGGCGGGAAAAGCAGAGATGTTAAAATACCGCGAAGCTTGTGGACTGTTTTTCAAAGCTATAAGAAACAAGCAGAAACCAAAACTCCGTTAGACAGCTCATCATCTGTTTTTTCAATTACAACTAGACAAATTGAAAGAATTATTCAAGAAGCTGGTAAGCAATCTATAGAAACTAAATTGCCAACACCTCACTGGCTTCGACATACGAGTGCTACTCTCGCTCTCCTGAAAGGGGCCTCCTTGCAGCAGGTGCAGGAAACCCTTGGCCATACGCACATTAATACGACTCAGCGTTATTTGCATACGGTTGAACAGCTTGAAAAAGCCGCTCCGGATTTCGTCGAAGAATGCTTAATGGACTTCATTCAGCTTTAATATCTTGTGTCCATTTTGCGAACACCTACAAATAAAAGTTGTATAATCGGACTTTTTACCCTAAAATTCATAGAATATTAGAAAATGTTAATTACATGACTAACTTCAAGCATGGGTCTTATGTCGCACAACAGTAATTGTTCGACATCCATTATCAGCATACATCTGCATCATAAATCAGCTCAAATTATATTATGTCATTAATTCATAAATTTAACTTTTTCACAAAAAACACTGATGATTAGGGGATAATTAATGTATTTTAGATAAAAAAAAAGCTATCCAAAAGCGCTAAACTTTTGGGTAGCTTCTTTTTTTGTATTGCAACAGCTTGCAGTCCGCCGACACTCGGTTTCCGCCCATTAGTACGCTCACTGGCTTGTGTAGCACACCTTCACCCGGTTTATGCCCATTAGTACGCTCTCAACGGCTTATAGACCACCTACAGCCGGTTTCCGACCCATTAGTCCGCTGACAGCGGCTTGCAGACCACCAACACCCGGTTTCCCACCATTTAGTCCGCTGCAAGCGGCTTGCAGATCACCTACACCCGGTTTTCCACCATTTAGTCCGCTGACAGCGGCTTGCAGACCACCAACACCCGGTTTTCCACCATTTAGTCCGCTGACAGCGGCTTGCAGACCACCAACACCCGGTTTCCGACCATTTAGTCCGTTAACAGCGGCTTGCAGACCGCCAACACACGGTTTTCCACCATTTAGTCCGTTGGTAGCGGCTTGCAGCCGGAAAAGGTATGCTCCCCCGCAAATATGCCCTAGAAAAGGCAAAAAAGCTGCCCATAGATCAATTATGGGACAGCTCCTTAGTTTTATTCCATTTACTGTTTGAGCAATTCTAGGAACTCTGCACGAAGTGCAGCACTTTGACGGAATTGACCTCTTACAGCTGAAGTAATTGTCTTACTACCCGGTTTCTTAACCCCGCGAGAACACATACAGAGATGCTCACCCTCAACGACGACCATAACTCCATGAGGAACAAGTACTTCATCAAGGATGTCCGCGATTTGAGAAGTAATTCTTTCCTGTACCTGCAAACGCCGCGACACCGCCTCAACGAGCCGAGCAAGCTTGCTAAGACCTGCGATCTTCCCACTTGGAATATATCCGATATGTGCCTTGCCGAAGAAAGGCGCCATGTGGTGCTCGCATTGGCTATAGTAAACAATATCCTTAACGATGACTAGCTCTTCATGCTTCTCATCGAAAGTTACGCCGAGAACATCCCTTGGATCAACTGCATAACCAGCAAATATTTCCTCGTACATCCGAGTTACGCGCGCAGGAGTCTCAATAAGCCCTTCCCGTTCGACATCTTCGCCAATTAGCTTTAAGATTTCACGAATGTGATGCTCTACTTGCTCACGATTTTGAGATACTTGATCATTAATGTAATCTTTGGCTCCCGACATGGTAATACCCCCTACTATCTGCGGAACTTTGGATTGTTTCTATTGTCTGGTTTTGGGCTAGCTTTTGGACTGCCGCCACCTGCATTTTGGTTTTTCATCATTTGTTGCGCTTTTGCAAGCTGTTGGCTATTCATGTTATAGCCCATTTGCTTAGCCATTTTTTGCAGCATTTCTGGGTTGTTCTGCATTTTCGTCATTTGGGAACGTAAGTAATACACCCCAACGATAAATCCAACAACTAATCCAACGATTAGTGTTAGTATCGGAATAATATAGGACCACATAATCAAACGCCTCCGAAATTTCATAATAAAACTTCTCAACCACCTAAATGTGTTAGAGAAGTGTGTCGTACTATGATAGCATGGCCGAACGATGAGGCGCAAACGAAATAGATGGATAACTAACTATGATAATACGGACTCTATGAAAACGGTCGGGTGCTGGGCTAAATCTATTTCATTATACCCTACCGCTTCATCGCCTTCCTTATCGATAACACGTACGATCGGCCTGCCTGGCAGCCCGCGATGCTGTCCAACGACAACCCCAGTCTGACGATTCGATAGCCTCACAGAAATGCCATTAGGATAGATAGAGACGATTCGCATAAACTGCACCAGCACCTCGTGATCCAGCACTGTCCCAGACATTGCATTTAACCGTTCGCATGCTTCGTGTGGCATTAACGATCCTTCTACATCAGAAGAATAGATGAAATTGTCATAAATATTTGCTACAGCCGTTATCTTGGCATAAGTGTGGATGTCATCACTTGTTAATCCGCGCGGAACCCCACTGCCATCCATAGCCTCATGATGCTGGAAAGCAACATGCGCGATAAGTAAGCTGTACTCGCGTTTGTTTTTTAATAAATCGAATCCCCGCCATGAATGATGCATTCGTCCCTCCTGAACCTCAGGAGCTCCCAGCTTGCCGATATCGTGCAATAAGGCGCCAATCGATAGTTCCTTAAGCTGAATCATATTTAAACCCATGTTAAGCCCTATCAATGAAGAGATCATACAGACATTCATCGCATGCAGGAACATCGCGTTGTCAGCGGAACGAATATCTGATAAATGAATCAATATATTCTGGTTTCTTAGGACGTCATCCAGCAAATCGTCCACCGTTTGCCCAACTGCCTTTGAGCTAAAGTTCTTACCCGATTTCAAAGCCTCGAACATTTCGGACATTTGATGAATAACAGCCCGCTTCGTTTCTTCAGACAGCACTTCCTCATGAGAAATATCTCTGTACAATGGATTGTCGATATAGATGGTTGTGACGCCAATCCGCTTTAGTGTGCTTATCATATAGACTGTTAATTGGACTCCAGTCGAGAGCAATACCGTACCATTGGAGGAAAAGATAGTCTTGCCCAATATTTGGCCCGGTTCTACCGTCTCGATATCAACTAATTTCATGCTTTTATCTCTCCTACCTATGCGCGGTGTTTTTTCAAGGATGTCTTACTCTATATTTCGGCAAAAAAGACACTCAAGTTTATGCACCGAAAGAGGAATTCCAGCTTATTTCCTCGGAAATAACAAATAAAGCCTATACAACCGACAAAGCTCGTTCTATTGCTGATAGTACTTCGACTTCCTTCTCTGATGTCTGGGCTTTACGTAGGTATTCCAACGCTTCATCGGAGCCAATTCGTCCGAGAGCCCAAGCAGCAGCTTCTCTTAGCACAGGACGCGGATCTTCTCTTAACACCTCAGCAATATCCGGAACAGACTCCTGATCACGAAAATTTCCTAGTGCAATAAGAGCATTTCGTTGAATAGGCTTACGTCCACGCCAAGATGCTGAGCCCATGCCAAATTTTTCGCGGAATTCGCGATTTCCCATCTTGAGTAGAGGACGGAGCAAAGGCTTGGCAACCTCCGGATCAGGTATAAGCTCCTCATGATGGCGCATATCGATTTTACGATTAACAGGACAGACGATCTGACACGTATCGCAGCCATATAATCGATTTCCGATTTTTAGCTTCATCTCATCATCTACAAACCCCTTAGTCTGAGTGATGAAGGAAATACACTTTTGTGCATTCAGTTGGCCTGGACCAACGAGTGCGCCCGTCGGACATGCATCAATGCACAAGGTACAGTCCCCACAACCGTCCACATCTAATATCGCCTTGTCTGGAGGGAGGGGAAGATCCGTAAGCATCTCCCCCAGGTAGACCCATGAGCCAAGCTCTGGCGTGATGATAGAGCAGTTTTTCGCGCTCCAGCCGATACCTGCGCGTTCCGCGACGGCACGGTCTGAGAGGGCGCCTGTATCTACCATAGACATTAGCTTCGCATGAGGCAATCTTGCGTGGATCCATTCTGATAGCTTGGCCAATCTTCGCCGTAGCGCTTGATGATAGTCCTCACCCCACGCAGAACGTGACAGAATTCCCCTACGCTTACCTGGTTCAGATACTGGAGCCCCCTTCATCTTCGATGGATAGGCCACAGCAATGGCGATTATAGATTTGGCTTCCGGCAGCAGCAATGTAGGCGTAGTCCTTAAATCCAGATCCGGCTCTTCAAAGCCTGATTCGTGCCCTAGCTCACGGTGACGAATAAGCCGCTCTCTAAGCTCCAAGAAAGGCTCAGCTGTCGTGATTCTAAGCTTATCAATGCCCATGCTGCTAGCTTCTGCAATCATCTCATCTTTGAATTGCTGCCAATCTACGTTTACATCGTGCGTTGAAAATTCGATCACAGCTTAGCCCATCGACTTACAGGCCATATTATGAAGTCTGCCCTACCTTTGATGAGATCCTCGGGTACTTCCTTAAACGCACGACTGTCCTTACTCGCCCGCATATGTCGATTATCTCCGAGAACAAAATAGTGTCCAGGACTAACCGTGGTCGGGCCATAATCCCCATCTTCTATTTTGGCATCCGTATAGGACTCAACTGATAGGTTCCCGTTTATATAAAGCTCGCCACTGCGAATTTCCAAAGTATCTCCTGGCATCGCAACTATTCGTTTAACAAGATATTCCTTGCGGTCTGAACCCTCACTTGGATCCTTCAGGATAACAACATCTCCGCGGTCAAGACTGCCGAATTCCATCGCAATTTTGTTTATGAATAACCATTCATTCTCATGAAGCGTAGGTTCCATCGATATTTTCTTTACAGTTGAAAGCTGAAAGACGAAAGCCCTTAGCAGCAGCACGATAACGACAGCCACGATTAATGCCTTGGACCAATCCCATAGCTCCTTGCGCCAGCCACTAAGTTTAACTTTATTTTCCGAACGCTTTCTGCTAACGGGAGCCACAGGCTCCACTTGTTGTCTCAAGGCTATCCCTTCTCTCCTTCAGCGTTCAGCTGTTTTTTCCATTGTCATATATAGTAACAAATTTCGGCATCGCCGAAAAAAACATTTCTATTCTTTATTATAGCCTCCCTATAAGAAAAGCATATCTCCCCGCCAAAAGCAATGGCGCTAAAGATATGCTTTCAAGAGAGTCCATTCACAGTAGACTTAACCAGCTACAATGGAAAGCGGCTGCGTTAACTGTACGAAATCGATTGGCTTCAAACCAAGCGAATCGTAAAATGGTCGCAAAAGTTCGTTATGCTTGTCCCCTGCAATGAGAACCTTCAGCACATTGCGCTGACGGAACCGATTGTTCATGTTTGATACGAGAGCTCGTCCCACGCCTTGGCGTCTATAATCCATCTGGACAGCTATTCGATACACATAACCCTTTTGTTTATCTATCGTTCCAATTAGTACCCCAGCGATGTTGCCTGCTTCTTCTGCAACAAGCACCAACTCGCTGTCCCAAGACAACTGCCGGGCAAAAGCCCCCATTGTCTCTTCACAGCATTCCTCCGATAATACTTCCTCCAGAAGCTCAGCAACCGACCTGTAGTCTGACAATTGGAAAGAACGAATCTGCATGCTGTACAATTCCCCCGGGTTAAAAGAAGTTTACATCCAGTTGACGATCTTCTAATTTTACGACAATTTAGCGAAATTTCTAGCTTTTTTATTAAAAAAACATAAATTTTTTCGTAAAAACAGTAGAAAACATGATGTAAACGCTTTAAAAGAGATGATTTCTGGTGATAATTAGCTATTAACGAGATTAAATAGCGAATTTCAGACTTATATGCAGGATAATTGAACCAGAGATGGATAGAATAACTGAGCTACTATTTCTGAATCTATGTCACAACTGCCCGACTTTTGACTTTTTATACATCTATGTTGATTTAATCAAAAGGATAAGGGATAATAATAAATGTGAGCAACAAAAGCTACATATTAGATCACAAATAATAGGAGGTTTTACCAATGGCACACGAATTGCCCGCTCTTCCTTACGCAACAGACGCACTTGAACCGAACATCGATACGGCAACGATGGAAATCCATCACGGTCGTCATCACAATGCGTATGTAACAAACCTGAACAATGCTTTGAAATCCGCACCTGAATTAGAGAGCAAAAGCGTTGAAGATTTGATCGCTGATCTGAACGCTGTTCCTGAAAGCATTCGTACTGCTGTTCGTAACAACGGCGGCGGACATGCTAACCACTCCTTGTTCTGGAAAACAATCAGCCCAAGCGGCGGCGGCGCACCATCCGGCGCTCTAGCAGCGGCTATTGATAGCGAGCTTGGTGGATTCGACAAGTTCAAAGAAACTTTCGCAGCTGCTGGTGCTACTCGCTTCGGTTCTGGCTGGGCTTGGCTTGCACTTGATAAAGACGGAAAGCTGAAAGTATACAGCCTACCAAACCAAGATAGCCCAATCATGGAAGGCGATACTCCACTTGTTGGTCTTGATGTATGGGAGCACGCTTACTACCTGAAATACCAAAACAAACGCCCTGACTACATTGCTGCTTTCTGGAATGTTGTTGACTGGAACGCAGTTGGCGCAATCTACGACGCTGCGAAGTAATCTTTAATATGTTGGTGCGGGGAATTATCCATGTACCAGCATTAGAACCCGCTTTTTGTTGGATGGTAATTACATCTCACCAAAAAGCGGGTTCTTTGTGTGATTTTTTGGACTTTATTTGCCTCAAATCGATGAAAAAAAGAGGGGAAGTATCTCCTGTAGGAGCGAAGCGTTTGTCTTTGAGATCGTGAAATCTCCTTGTTACGAGTTTACCCATTCAGATTTCACGATCTCAATCAACAACCGGAAGGAGATACATCCCCGCAAAACCATTATCGATATAAAAAAACAGCCCATAAGTTCGTCACTTATGGGCCAGCCTCTTTTTGTGTAAGTATAGCTTCTAAAAGTAATTAATTAAACTCACTATTATCCAATAGTCCATCCAGCTCTGAAGTAACATTATCAATCATTTGCACGAATGATGTCAGCTCCTGCGAGCTAGCCGCTTGCTCTCTAGAGAACCTTACCGTTTCCTCACTGCCTTGCTTAACCTCTGATAGGGTCAGCTGAATTTCCTTGAGTAATTTCTGTATCGTTACCAAGGATACCTTTGAATGGCTTGCCAGCTTCCGAATTTCGTTGGCCACCACTTCAAATCCAAGCCCAGCTTCTCCTGCCCTTGCCGCTTCAAGCGCTGCGTTCAAGCCAATCAGATGCGTCTGATCAGATATTTCACGCATAGCGGAACCAAGCTCATGAATCTCCTCAATGTTACGGGAAAGCTGTCCAACCTTCGCATGCGAATTCTCTTGAACAGCTGCCGTATGGGATGCATTAGTAGCAACCATGCTGCTGCTAGCGTTCAGTTCAACCATCATCGAGGATAGCTCCTGCACTACAGAGCTCACTTTGGTTAACATATACTCACGTGCCTCGACCAATTTTATTACTTTTGCTTTCTCATCATCCTCGTAAGCTTCGAGTACGATTTGAGAGTCAAGATTAAACATTTTACTCAAACAATAAGTAATTTTCACCCATTCATCTGGAACGATTTTCTTAAGGTGCTCCGTAGCAATATCCAAATATAAAACATATGTACCCAGATACCAATTCGTCGTCAGCCCGATACGTGAATGCACTTTACCTATGTACAAACGCTTAGTAAAAAACTCTTCGTCAATTACACCATCAGTCAAAGACTGAAAATACCATTGCTGTGTTTTCTTCAATCCTTCAATTGTACTATGTGATTGAATGAGCTTTAGTAATTCTGGTTGCTCCGTAATTCGATCATAGAGCTCATCCACAACCGCTTTCGTAATTTCGGAAAATATTGCCTGCTTCGTCTTTAAGTAAGCCAAATCTTCCTCACGAATTCCGATGTAGCTTAACTGCTTTAATCTAGCACTGTTTACTTGAATCATTAAAGTACCCCCCTCACGGATGTCGTCCCTTTAAGAGTGGCTTGAATCCGATGATCCGTCAAGCTGAAATTTCATAACATTACCATTTAGGTCCCTCGCCAATGAATCTAGTGATTCAGATGAGCTTGCTGTTTGCTCAGCTGCTGCAGCTGTCTGTTCGCATATAGCGGCGATAGATTCGATGTGCTGCATAACCTCTAGCGATTGAGCAGCTTGTTCCTCACTAGCAGCTGCAATGTCTTCTGCTTGCCTTGAAACCTCACCTACCATTGCTACAATTCTCTCTAGTGACTCTCCCGTCTGCTTTGAGAGCAGGGACGTTTCCGCAACATGATTAATGCTTACTTGGGTACTGTCTTGCATCCCACGAATAATGGCACCAATCTGCTTCGTAGCTACTCCACTGCGTTCCGCAAGCTTGCGTACCTCGTCGGCAACGACTGCAAATCCCCTTCCCTGTTCCCCAGCCCTGGCCGCTTCGATTGCAGCATTTAGTGCCAGCAGATTTGTTTGTTCTGATATTTCCGTTATGACGTCTATAATCTCTCCGATGTTGTTAGAATCCTTCTCAAGCTCTGTCATTTTATTAGTCAGACGCTCCATACTATTAATCGATGCTTGAACAGCTTTTCCGCCCGCAATCGCACCTTCATTTGTTTTCTCGGTCAATTCTGCCGTATTCTGAGCTCTCTGAGCAACGGTATTAACAGCTTGTGACAGCTCCTTGATTAGCTCAACAGCAGTACGTGCAGATTCTGCTTGCTGTAAGCTGCCTCTAGCTACCTCCTCCGTTGTCGAGGATATTTCAGATGCAGCTCCTGTCACACTATTGGAAGCTATCACGGTCTGTCCGATCAATGCTCTTAAGCTCTCAATCATTTGATTTAATAAGGCTGATAACTTGCCGAATTCGTCACCCGATCTTACCGTTAGCTTACGCGATAGATTACCATCTGCCACCTGTTGAGATAGGCTGACCACCGCGTTAATATTACGAATAACCATTAACCGGACTATGACAATTAGAATGATAATAATTCCAGCTATAGCAATTAGGGAGATGATAAGGGAAGTAACCATACTTGCTTGATAATCTTTCATAATATAAGACTTAGGGACAACCGTTTCTACAAACCAAGTCACAGATGAATTTCCCAGCTTGATTTGTTCAAAGTTACGTAATACTTCCTTCCCATTTGCATCCTTATTATAAACCTTTTCCATTCCTTGCTTAACCTCATTAAAGATTGCTTGATCGTAATAGGGCTCCGTTGCCTTTTCCTTCACATTCCCATTGGCAACATAATGACCTCCATCGGAAACAATCGTCACATAGCCTTCATTCGGTTTAGACGCAGCGACCTCTTTAACAAGAGAATCTAAAGAAAGATCGGCCCCGATAACACCTAGAAATCGACCATCTGGATTTAGAATGGGGTAGCTAATAGAAGCAATCATAGTATCTATTCCATCCACCTTGTACCAGTAGGGCTCCGTCAGTGCTGTTTGTTTTGTCTTCTTAGGAATGGAATAAAAAGTCGCTGCTTCAGTATCATAATCTCTTACTGGCTCAATAATAATTCCCTCACCATTTCGTACCGCATAAGGAATAAGCCTGCCCGTGTCATCATCATAGGGTGTTTTCTCCATATTACTTTTGTCCTTTTCGTCGAAGGCATTGGGCTCCCAAATGGTATAAACCCCCATTATTCCTGGCCGCGCTTCAAGCGAATGCTGCAGAAGCTGAACAACCTGCTCCCTGCTCATATTTTTCCGATCCTTGGCCTCAAGCAATGATACCGATAAAGATGACAGCATTGAATCTATGCGATCTAATTCTGATTGAAACTTTCTCGCGAAGTGGCTACCCTCATGCTTAGCTTCTATTTCACCTTTGGATACAGTAATGGATCTTAACTGACTTAAGTTCACAGATACTAGTATGAGGAAAACGACAGCTACGGTGAGCGTAACTGCACCTCCTAATTTCCAAGCTAATCCCAGCCTCTTATACCAAGCCATTAATGAACGCTCCCCTCTTCCATTTCACAGAAACCACTAAATGCCAGAAGCTTGTCTATTTCTAATAGCATAGTCAGATCGTCTCCTCGCTTATGAATCCCGGTAAGGAATTCCGAGGTAACATTAGCTAATCTTACAGAAGTTTCCTCCACCTCATTGTTCGGCATATTAAATACTTCCATTACGGAATCTACTAGTACTCCGACTTGACTATCATTGACTTTCATAATAATAATTCTTGAATCATCATTAATCTGAGCGGCTTCCATCCCCAAGCATTGTGAAAGATCTACAGCAGGTAATACAGAGCCCCTCAGATTAAAAAGGCCAAGCATCTGAGAAGGACTTGTTGCTGTACTAGTTAGATTTGGTACTCTAATAATTTCTTTCACCTTATCAATATCAAGCGCATAGAGTTGATTGCTTAAGGCGAATGTTATTTTCTTAGCGTACTGAACAGCTTCAATGTCCTGCATCCTATTATTCTTGTTATTAATTACTGTACCTGCATCTCTAACTACAGCATTTACATCTAAGATGTAAGCGATGCTCCCATTGCCCAATATTGACGAGCCCGAAACATAATGAACCTGTCCCAGATATGATGAGAGTGCCTTCATCACAATTTCCTGATTAGCAACAAGTCGATCTACATAAAGGCAAACCCGCTTCTCAGCAGCTCCAATCATAACTGCATAGCCTTTATTATTACTATTGGGTCGAGTCCGCAGTTTATCGTGAAGCCTAACAAGCGGGAAAATATCTCCTCTAACCGTACAAATTTCTTTGCCATGCACACTTTGAATGTCAGCTGAATTTAATTGGAACGTCTCCAGCACATGCACTAGCGGTATAGCAAAGGTGAGCTTGCCAATCTCTACAAGTAAAGAGCGAGTAATAGCCAGAGTAAGGGGAAGCTTGATCGTAAGTGTAGTACCCTTACCTAAAGTCGTATCAATATCTACAAGTCCATTCAATTTCTCGATATGTGATCGAACAATATCCATGCCAACACCCCGGCCCGACAATTCAGTAACCTGCTCAGCTGTTGACATTCCTGAATGGAAAATAAGCGAAATGATTTCTTTATCCGACATCCTAGACGCTTCTTCTGTACTAATAAACCCTTTCTGAATAGCCTTTTGTTTAATCTTGTTAGGATCAATTCCACGTCCATCATCCTGTACTCTAATAACAATGGCTGACTCCTGGTGACTAGCTTGCAGGAGAAGCTCCCCTTTGCGTGGCTTACCTAACCTCTCGCGCTCGTCCGGTGACTCTAATCCATGATCTGCTGCATTACGGAGTATATGTATAAGTGGATCACTAATTTCTTCAATTAATGTGCGGTCTAGCTCCGTTTCCTTGCCCTCTATAGAGAAATTGATCTCTTTGCCTGCTTGCTGTGACAAATCCCTTACAAGACGCGGAAAACGATTAAACAGCTGTTCAATAGGGAGCATTCTGGTTTTCATCAGACCCTCTTGTAGCTCGGCAATAACTCGGTTCAAGTGGTCTGTCACCTCGCCCAGCATGGCAACTTCAGTCTCTTGCCTGTACTTCTCATCCAGCCTCTTACGAACCTCTTGAAGCCTTGTGTTATCAATGATTAGCTCACCGACCAAATTGAGCAAATGCTCTAACCGCTTCACATCTACTCTTACGGTCTGCTGCACTTGGACTTTAGCTTCTATACCTACTTCCGGCTTTACTGCATTAGCCATTGAGCTATTAGTCGTTGCTGACACACCTTCTTCAGTCTCTAATACCGTATCAAAAATCGATACACAAGCATCGCTAATTTGCGATAGCTGTAACACATTATTGCAGATGACTTCTGATGAATAAGAAGAAGCAACCACGAAAGATATAGGAGATGAAAGCAGAAGATCTTCTTTGTCCCACTTGCTCATGGGAGGGTAAATACCAACAACCTCTCCCGTCTCGCTTAAAGTACGATGAACTAACAATCCTCGTACTTTCGGCATATCCGCATCACTTGATAAAGAAACTTCAACCTCATACAAAGGAATCTCTTCTTTTCTTTTCCGTGCCATCTCCTCCAGCTCCAGGTAGCTCCAGCGCTCTTGATCAGACATCCTGTCCAATCTCTCCTGCTCGACCTCCTCCGTTACTGACTCCATCGAGGCATTATCATAATGGTTGATCATGCAACGATCAAGTGCTTGTAGCAGCGACTCGTTCGAATGCTCCTCCATCTCACCTTGCTTAAGGGATTCCCGCTGTATTTTCAGAAAATCGATGCAATCAAACAAAGTGTTAATAAGCGAACCCTCAATAGAAAGCTGGTCTTGCCGTAGTAAATCGAACACACTCTCCACCTTATGGGTTACCTCTTTCATCTGATGAAAGCCCATGGCTGCCGAGGAGCCCTTTAAGGTATGAGCCGCGCGAAATATTCTTTGG
This portion of the Cohnella abietis genome encodes:
- a CDS encoding superoxide dismutase, translated to MAHELPALPYATDALEPNIDTATMEIHHGRHHNAYVTNLNNALKSAPELESKSVEDLIADLNAVPESIRTAVRNNGGGHANHSLFWKTISPSGGGAPSGALAAAIDSELGGFDKFKETFAAAGATRFGSGWAWLALDKDGKLKVYSLPNQDSPIMEGDTPLVGLDVWEHAYYLKYQNKRPDYIAAFWNVVDWNAVGAIYDAAK
- a CDS encoding globin-coupled sensor protein; this translates as MIQVNSARLKQLSYIGIREEDLAYLKTKQAIFSEITKAVVDELYDRITEQPELLKLIQSHSTIEGLKKTQQWYFQSLTDGVIDEEFFTKRLYIGKVHSRIGLTTNWYLGTYVLYLDIATEHLKKIVPDEWVKITYCLSKMFNLDSQIVLEAYEDDEKAKVIKLVEAREYMLTKVSSVVQELSSMMVELNASSSMVATNASHTAAVQENSHAKVGQLSRNIEEIHELGSAMREISDQTHLIGLNAALEAARAGEAGLGFEVVANEIRKLASHSKVSLVTIQKLLKEIQLTLSEVKQGSEETVRFSREQAASSQELTSFVQMIDNVTSELDGLLDNSEFN
- a CDS encoding methyl-accepting chemotaxis protein — its product is MAWYKRLGLAWKLGGAVTLTVAVVFLILVSVNLSQLRSITVSKGEIEAKHEGSHFARKFQSELDRIDSMLSSLSVSLLEAKDRKNMSREQVVQLLQHSLEARPGIMGVYTIWEPNAFDEKDKSNMEKTPYDDDTGRLIPYAVRNGEGIIIEPVRDYDTEAATFYSIPKKTKQTALTEPYWYKVDGIDTMIASISYPILNPDGRFLGVIGADLSLDSLVKEVAASKPNEGYVTIVSDGGHYVANGNVKEKATEPYYDQAIFNEVKQGMEKVYNKDANGKEVLRNFEQIKLGNSSVTWFVETVVPKSYIMKDYQASMVTSLIISLIAIAGIIIILIVIVRLMVIRNINAVVSLSQQVADGNLSRKLTVRSGDEFGKLSALLNQMIESLRALIGQTVIASNSVTGAASEISSTTEEVARGSLQQAESARTAVELIKELSQAVNTVAQRAQNTAELTEKTNEGAIAGGKAVQASINSMERLTNKMTELEKDSNNIGEIIDVITEISEQTNLLALNAAIEAARAGEQGRGFAVVADEVRKLAERSGVATKQIGAIIRGMQDSTQVSINHVAETSLLSKQTGESLERIVAMVGEVSRQAEDIAAASEEQAAQSLEVMQHIESIAAICEQTAAAAEQTASSSESLDSLARDLNGNVMKFQLDGSSDSSHS
- a CDS encoding chemotaxis protein CheW; translated protein: MDSFASTYLGVFLDELEEQLQTLDHAILELESGGNQHDTVQRIFRAAHTLKGSSAAMGFHQMKEVTHKVESVFDLLRQDQLSIEGSLINTLFDCIDFLKIQRESLKQGEMEEHSNESLLQALDRCMINHYDNASMESVTEEVEQERLDRMSDQERWSYLELEEMARKRKEEIPLYEVEVSLSSDADMPKVRGLLVHRTLSETGEVVGIYPPMSKWDKEDLLLSSPISFVVASSYSSEVICNNVLQLSQISDACVSIFDTVLETEEGVSATTNSSMANAVKPEVGIEAKVQVQQTVRVDVKRLEHLLNLVGELIIDNTRLQEVRKRLDEKYRQETEVAMLGEVTDHLNRVIAELQEGLMKTRMLPIEQLFNRFPRLVRDLSQQAGKEINFSIEGKETELDRTLIEEISDPLIHILRNAADHGLESPDERERLGKPRKGELLLQASHQESAIVIRVQDDGRGIDPNKIKQKAIQKGFISTEEASRMSDKEIISLIFHSGMSTAEQVTELSGRGVGMDIVRSHIEKLNGLVDIDTTLGKGTTLTIKLPLTLAITRSLLVEIGKLTFAIPLVHVLETFQLNSADIQSVHGKEICTVRGDIFPLVRLHDKLRTRPNSNNKGYAVMIGAAEKRVCLYVDRLVANQEIVMKALSSYLGQVHYVSGSSILGNGSIAYILDVNAVVRDAGTVINNKNNRMQDIEAVQYAKKITFALSNQLYALDIDKVKEIIRVPNLTSTATSPSQMLGLFNLRGSVLPAVDLSQCLGMEAAQINDDSRIIIMKVNDSQVGVLVDSVMEVFNMPNNEVEETSVRLANVTSEFLTGIHKRGDDLTMLLEIDKLLAFSGFCEMEEGSVH